The sequence below is a genomic window from Lolium perenne isolate Kyuss_39 chromosome 4, Kyuss_2.0, whole genome shotgun sequence.
GAGGATCAACAGAGTAGAAAGGTATATGCAGCCAAGGTTATCTGCAACTACTATGGATCCTCCAACCAATAGATAACAAGTACCAAAAAAAAGGCAGCTTGCGTTCTGTGGTCAGGTAGCAATTGCCTACATTGAGCATGCATCTTACCTCACTTTATTAGCAAACTGTAAAAAAaattatgttattttcagtctAGTAATGTTTCTTTTTAAAGAAAACCCGCATTCAGACACTAGCTATGATGTCAATCAATTGCGAACAGCATCATACCTTGGTATATGCAGTATTTCGATTTTGTCGGTTCATTTCAGTTATATTCAATGTTAAAGCACGAATGATTGCAGCAATAGGGAGTTTGCGACTATAATTACCTGATCAGGTTAAACAGCACACCAGGTAGGGTAAAGAAAATGTAAGGGACCAGGAGGCCCGTGAGAATGTTGGTCTTCCAGTTTGTCTTGTCCAATATCAGGAGATATCTGCAGCAGGATAGAACAGGTAGGGTTTCAGTGAATGCATTTTTCTATGATAAGTTGATAACCGACAAAGCCTAAAAAAAGTGCTAATCAACTGTTAACTAGGCAAATGAATCTTATCAATTTCATTTTAGCTACTTCAAAATTATGCTGCAATACagtcaaaaaaaaaattatgctGCAACAACTTCCGAACAGCTTAACAGTTCAGTCTGGACACAGCATCGAAGAAATTCGGCAGAGCAGCAACCCATTTCTAATAATCTTTTAAAGTACCAACGACTGTTCTGTAGAAGAGCAACCCATTCCTGACCTTTTGAAGTAATCCTAACGAGTAGGTAAACTGAACGAAAATTTTGCCGTTTCTACACAATCAACTTAGGCACATCCGAATATTTCCTACAAGTCGTTTCTTTTCAGTTTTTACCCATGTTTCCACACCAATCGACTTCTGAATTTCTGATGACGCTTCTCCTTAGAACACCACGGCCAAAATTACTTCTAAGCTAGCGATCCCCGACATGatcaggattgattttgaacagtaTCAAACCAAAACATTTGATCTTTGACATTTCCTTCGTAAAATAAACTAAGGAACAAGGAAAAGGGGGCTGGCACTCACACGGCGGCGATGAAGGCGAGCCACTTGAAGAGAGAGCTGCCGAAGCCGAGTCCGCCGCCGAGGAGGATCGCGTGGTTGGCGAGCTTCCTCGCCGCCGCGCCCAGCTCTCGGAGGTCCGACTGGATCAGCGCCTGCGCAGCCTCCGACGCCGTGCCCGCCGGGTCCGTCTTCATCGCCAGGTACGACGGCATCTTGCCCATCGCCGAGGACGCGAGACCTCAGAAATCGCAAACTTGTCTCCCTCTCTGCGGATCGAGCTGTGATCAGAGGGGCACGGTGGTGGGTTTGATTGATTGGCGCTTGGTTGTGAAAGATATGTACAGACAGCGTAGCCTGGACAGTCTGCCGGCGTCGACGGAACAGGTGGCCTTGGATCTGGACAGTTCCTCGGGCAATGTCTACGGCCAAACGGCACATGTGGGGGGCTCCTAGTAGTGCAATATTGCATCCACTTTTAAAAAATTAGCTTCTTATTTGTTTTTGCACATGGTctcccttttttttttgaaagcacACATGGTCTCCCTTCATTCATAAATACTTAGCATTTTATTGTTTGTTAAAGTCAAACTTACCACGTTTGAATAAATAGTTTTttaaaaatcatctaaaatggatGTTTTTACATATTAAAATATATTTAGATACACCTATTTTTTGATAATTATTTTGAACATGATGGAGTATTCTTTTGTTATATTTTTTTGTCGAACTTTACAAAAATTGATTTCGACTCAACCCAGAACGTGGAGCAAATAGAAACGAAGAAatggaactaaaatgtgtctagatacatccatattagagtcaattaatatgaaccggagggagtaaaaCATTTAAACAGCATTTTTCGAATGTTTTGAAATCAGGTGTGCTCCACCATATTTTCCACCATAGCATTTCTTATTTACTGAGTAATAGCGAAAGGACCTGCCCAAATTTTTGATTGTCAACCTAAAGTCTGAAGTAAAAGAAACCCAAGCGCAATACCAAACCAACTTACAGTTGGTCTGAGTCTCTAGGTCATTTTGCAGTCTCTCGGCAGTCATCAACAACGCAAAGATATGTGGCGACCATCATCCACAGAGAGAGATGGGGGAGAGTCCTGGTCCACAAATTCACCTACATAAACCAACTCCAGCAATTGATACGTCGGCAAGGAGAAAATAAATTTAATTGTCTACTTCTAGTTCTTTTTATGAAACACAATACAAACGTAGACTACATATACGTACATGCATTCACCTCTATAAATGCACGCACACTCTACTTTTTAATGAGACACCGAAGTGTCAAACCTAAGGTTTAAACTATGGTACACTCTACTTTTTAATGAGACACCAAAATATCAAACCTAAGGTTTAAACTATGGTAGGCTGgaggtgccactgccctcctaaccacccaaccacaAGTTGATTCTCATTGTCTACTTCTAATCTTAACTACTCGTGTCGTATCATATATGTCATGTCAATTGCTGAAATTAATCCACACGTATTAATTTGTAGACCAAATCTCATAAAATGTGGCCACGGTCATCATCCAGAGAGAGATATTGCAAGATACGATTTGTCCAACAGCTCTTCAGTTTTACTACGACACCAACCAACAGATAGTGTTTTTATTGATGGCTATGTACGCAGAAAGTGAGGAAACAAGGCCACGTCACCAAAACAGCAACGAAACGAAACATGTCCGAAAGCGTTCATCAACAGGTTGTATACAACACCACATCCGGTTCATCTGCTCGGGACGATCGTACCAAATCAACGCGGGAAACACGCACGAGGAATCATCATAAAACAACAGACGGAACTGGACCATCGACGGGCCGAACTGATGGTGATAACTGCTCTAGAAGATCATGGTAATCAAGGCCCAGACTGGGTAGATGAAGAGCAGTGCGATGCCGATGGAGTTGGACACGCCATTGGCCCTGCTGAAGGCCGGCTTGAAGCCACCTGAGGCCCTGATGTGCTCCTGAAGCAGGTAGCAGCCAATGACGAGGCATATGCCGACGCCGACGAAGTCGTTCCTGAAGGTGTCCGCGATCAGGCTGGGGGCGACCACCGTGAGCAGGATCAGAGCGGCGGGCATCTCCAGATAATCTGATGCAGAGGATGGAAATCATCGTCAGATCCATGTCACATTTTGACCGGTGTAACGATTAGCTGACAAATGGATTACGACAATGAGAACAAAGGAATAGAGAAAAGTCATACCGCGGAAGTGCTTTGGGAAGAAGAGCTGCACGATGACAGCAACGAATGCGATCCAGGCACCGATCTCTCCCCTGCAATGTAGATGCAGTCAGGAATTCGTTCCATATATCTGTAGGTAATGATGTACAGTTGTAATAGATCAACACAGCAACAGAGTAGGAAGCATCCGCAGGTACTGTCGACCTTCCAATCTACGGACAGCACGATGAAAAAAGGCAGCTTCTGTTTTGCTCATCTTTTAAACTGTTAATCTTCCACAGCAACGCAGCAATCCCACAGTTTGTTACAGTTCCAGTCGATTTTAAAACATGAACGGCTGCTGCAGTAGGGAATTAGCGACGACAATCACCTGATGAGATTAAACAGCACGCCAGGCAGGGTGAAGAAAATGTAAGGAATCAGGAGGCCCGTCAGCATCTTGGTCTTCCAGTTTGTCCGGTCCAATATCAGGAGGTATCTGCAGAAGAACAGAACAGGGAGGGTTCAGTCAATGCATTCTGATGTGATAACCAACAAAGCTTCAACGAGTACTAGCGGCAAGGTTAACTGGGCACATAAATCTTCTAAAAGTTTAGcttctactccctccgatccataaggtTTTGGTTCGAATTCGAGCTAAGACCACGGcacttatggatcggagggagtaatactgTACTAAATTATGCCGCAACAACTTATGACAGTTCAGTCTGGACAGAGCATGGACGAAATTCGGCAGAGGAGCAGCCCATCCCCAACCTTGTAAAGTACTAACGAGTACCCAAATTAGTCCGGGATTTTTCACCAGTTTACCAAACATTTCCTACAAATCATTAGTTTTGAGATTTCACCCTCAAAAAAAATCGCACGGCTCGACTTGTGATGGCGCCCCTGCCAAGGACACCACAGCAAAATTACTTTTAAGCCTAGTTGACCATCGTGATATCTCCAAGCTACTTCCCCACAATCTCCCAGACATGGCCGATTCGCATAAACCAAAACAGTGCTCGTTTTACTCTTCCCTCGTGGAACAAATAACAAGTCAGAATGGAAATTGGGGCTGGTTGGTACTCACACTGCGGCGGCGAAGGCGAGCCATTTGAAGATGGAGCCGAGGAGGCCGAGGCCGAGGCCCCCTTGGTCGTCGAGGGCCATCGCGTGGTTGGCGAACTTCCTCGCCGCCATGCCCAGCTCCTGCAGGTCGGACTGCAGCAGCGCCTGCGCCGCCTCCGACGCGCTGCCCGTCTTCATCGCTAGGTACGACGGCATCTTCGCAAGTCAGTCAGAGGCTTCTCTCTCTGCGGATCGAGCTCTGATGAGGAGGGAGTGTAGTGTTGTGTTTGATTTGCGCTGGTTGTGAGGTTATGTACAGGCAGCTTAGCTGGACAGGCTGGACTGCCGGGGAGTCGACGGAACAGGTGGCCTTCGATCTGGACAAATCCCCGGGCAACGTATACAACCCCACTAGACACGTGGGAGGTTCCTAGTAGCCGTCCACTATGCATGGATGTCTTCAATCGTAGCATCGAGG
It includes:
- the LOC127292672 gene encoding cold-regulated 413 plasma membrane protein 1, which gives rise to MPSYLAMKTGSASEAAQALLQSDLQELGMAARKFANHAMALDDQGGLGLGLLGSIFKWLAFAAAVYLLILDRTNWKTKMLTGLLIPYIFFTLPGVLFNLIRGEIGAWIAFVAVIVQLFFPKHFRDYLEMPAALILLTVVAPSLIADTFRNDFVGVGICLVIGCYLLQEHIRASGGFKPAFSRANGVSNSIGIALLFIYPVWALITMIF